The Paenibacillus sp. BIC5C1 DNA segment ATGCCGGAGAGCCTTACGAGGACCATGGTCGGTTCCAGGCGCTTTTCGAGTATCAGAGCCTGCTAGCCGAGCTGGTGGACATGGATGTCGTGAATGTTCCAACCTTTGACTGGGCTCAGGCGGCTTCCACCGCGATTCGGATGGCAGGGCGTATTACAGGGCGCAAAATCGTGCTTCTCCCGCGTTCCGTAGACCCGGATAAGGCGGCAATTATTCGCAATTACTGTACTCCAGTTATGGATATTCAGTATGTTGATATCGATCAGGTAACAGGACGAATGGATCTGGATGATCTGCGCAGCAAATTAAGCGACGATATCGCGGCGATTTATTTTGAAAATCCCGGTTACCTTGGAATCATTGAGGATCAGGGTGCTGAGATATCCGAACTGGCACATAAGATCAATGCTGTTTCTATTGTAGGTGCTGATCCGATTTCACTTGGAGTTCTGGAGCCTCCGGGTCGTTACGGCGCGGATATCATATGTGGAGATCTACAGCCGCTGGGGATGCATATGAATTTTGGCGGCGGGCAGGCTGGCTTTATTGCAACACGTGATGAGGAAAAATACGTAATGGAATACCCTTCCCGGTTATTTGGCATCGTGCCCACCGAAGTGGAAGGCGAATACGGCTTCGGAGACGTTGCCTATGAACGTACCTCATTCGCTCTTCGGGAGAAAGGCAAGGAATCGGTAGGAACCCAGACCGCTTTATGGGGCATTACCGCAGGAGTATATCTGGCTCTCCTAGGTCCTGCCGGAATGCAGGAAGTTGGCAGCACCATTATCCAGAAATCGCACTACGCTGCAAAACAGATATCACGAATTCCAGGGGTGTCTCTTCGCTTCGAAAAAGGCACCTTTTTCAAAGAGTTTGTTGTTGATTTTAATGATACAGGTCTAAGCGTTGATGAGATCAACCAGAAATTAATGGAGACAGGAATTTTCGGTGGTAAGGATCTGTCATTATCCTACCCATCATGGGGTCAATGTGCACTGTACTGCGTCACGGAAACGCATACCCAGGCGGATATAGACCGACTCGTCGATACTCTTCGTTCCATTGTCAGCACATCATAATGATCATATAGAGGAGGACTGAATGCCATGAAACGGATTCGCAGAGATCATAAGGTTCGTAATTTTCACCAAGCGAAATGGGATGAGCCCGTTATCTTTGAACTTCACCGGCCCGGAGAGCGGGGCGTCGTTCCACCGGGAACGGAAGTGGCTGTAGCGGCTGAAGCAGGCTCCGCAGAAGACAACATACCGGCATCCATGTGGCGGCGCACTGTTCCCGCTTTGCCCGAAATCGGGCAGGCAAAGGTACTGCGGCATTATCTGAGATTATCCCAGGAAACGCTGGGATCAGATATGAACGTGGAGATCGGGCAGGGAACCTGCACGATGAAATATATTCCCCGGATTAACGAAATGCTTATCCGCAATCCGCGTATGACCGAGCTTCATCCGCTGCAGGATGTGGATTCTGTTCAGGGGATGCTGGAAATCTTCCACAATCTCGATCTGGCAATGCGAGAGATTTCGGGTATGGATGCGTTCTCTTTTCAGCCAAGCAGTGGAACCCAGGCACTTCTGGCGATGGCCTCCATCGTCCGTGCCTATCATGATTCTCGCGGTGAAGGTGAACAACGTGATGAAATCATTACCACGATTTTCTCTCATCCTTCGCAAGCAGCCACAGCTGCCGTTAAGGGATATAAGATTATTACGTTGCATCCCGACGAAGATGGATTCCCAGATCTTGAGAAACTGAAGAGTGTTGTTTCCGAGCGGACAGCCGGATTTGTTGTGGCTAACCCGGAGGACACAGGCATCTACAATCATCGTATCCGCGAATTTACGGATGTGGTGCACGAAGCCGGTGGTGTCTGCTATTATGATCAGGCTAACGCCAATGGCCTGCTCGGGATTACACGAGCGAAGGAAGCGGGTTTTGATATGTGCTTTTTCAATCTTCACAAAACCTTTGCTGCGCCCCATATGTGCGGCGGTCCTGCTACGGGCGCCCTCGGAGTGACGGAAGAATTGAAAAATTTCATGCCCGGCCCTTTGGTGGATAAGGAAGATGACGGGCGTTATATTTTAAGAGATCAAACAGAAGTCAGCATCGGTAAGGTACGGAGTTTTCACGGTGTAGCCCAAACAGTACTCCGCTCCTACGCCTGGATAATGAGTCTCGGACCGGATGGCCTGAAGGATGTTGCCCAGGTGGCGGTGCTGAATAACAACTATCTATATCATAAAATTGTTCAAATACGTGGAGCGAGTGCCCCATATGTTCAAGGACGCCGTTTGGAACAGGTCCGCTACAGCTGGAAACAGCTCACGGATGAGACCGGAGTGACGACGGAGGATATTACGCGAAGAATGTGTGATTTTGGCTTGCATTACTGGACCTCTCATCATCCATATATTGTTCCGCAGCCGTTCACACTGGAGCCAACGGAATCCTATTCCAAGGAGGATCTCGACGAATATATCCATGCGCTGGAACATATCTCGAATGAAGCCTATACTCAGCCAGATATCGTCAAATCAGCTCCGCATAACAGCACGGTGCATCGCAATGACGAATCCTCTTTGGACGACCCGAAACAATGGTGTATTACCTGGCGTGCATATTTGAAAAAAACACAGCCAGAGCTTCACTAGCTTCATTAGCTTGTACGCTGTATGTAGCTGCCCTTATTGTTCATATAGAGGAACATAAATATTACTCGTTTTATAAATAGACAGAAAAGCAACGACCCTCAACACGTGTTGAGGGTGTTTTTATTATGGTTCTAAAGCTTTTACTGGAGTTAAGATAGATAACAATCTCTCCCGTTCCTCTTCCCCGTTTACACTGATTTTCTTATTCACTCAGCATGGACTGTGTGAAACTGATCCATTCCCGGGTTGCGAAGGACAAATATCGATCCTTCCGCCAGATCATGCCGAGCTGCCATGGAATTACAGGTTCCATCACGGGTATAATGCGCACACGCATATGATCCACCTCACGGCAAATCGTCTCTGGCAGCAACGCCACACCCAGATTGGCCGCTACCATCGCACTGAGCAGATCCCACTGGGAGCTTTCATACACTACCCGAGGCTGGAATCCCACATGCTGACAGGCGGCGATAATTCGGTCATGCAGCGCAAAATCCTCCCGGAACAGCACAAATGCATCATGCTCCAGTTCGCGCAGCGCGACAGACTCTTTACCCGCAAGTGGGTGCGAAGGATGTACGAGCAGATTCAGCTTCTCTTTTACAAAAACAAAATGATCCACCAGTTCATCCACCGTTGGAAGAACGGCAACACCAATATCCAATTCACCGCTAATCACGTCGGCCTCCACTTTTTTCGCACCATCCTCGAACAGTTGAATGGTCACCTGAGGGTAAGCTTTATGAAATTCACCAATAATCATCGGGAAAAAGCTGGACCCTACCATCGGGGGCAAACCGATCCGCAAGTGTCCTTTCTTCAGATTCATCAGATCGTCCAGCTCGGACGATAAGCTGCGGAATGACTTTTCAATCTCCAGCGCCTGCCGGAAAAAGACATGCCCTGCATCCGTCAACGCGACCTTCTTGCCATAACGATCCAATAGGGTTACACCCAGTTCGTCTTCCAGGCTTTTAACCGTTTTGCTAATCGTCGGTTGTGTAATGAACAGCACTTCCGCTGCTTTGGTGAAGCTTTGCTGCCGAGCAACTTCCAGAAAATATTGCAAATGGCGGATATCCATCGTCTGATCCCCATCTCTCATAGATAAGTGGAATGATAAACATTCTTAATATGCATTTTACTCATGAAAGAATGCGATGTAAAATTTGTGATATCAAGTGAATCATTTTCATAAACAACTCAAAATCATCACGTTCATTATACAAGGAGGGATTGAAGTGAAGAAATGGGGCCTTGGCATTTTGCAAGTTGCGCTCTTGATGGCCTTTTCACTGCTCATGGACCAGATGGCCCGTGCTCTCCATCTACCTGTACCAGGTTCTATACTCGGCATGATCGTGCTGTTCATCTTGCTTCAGACCCGGGTCGTGAAGCTGCGCTGGATTGAAATTGGAGCTGCCTGGCTGCTCGGTGAACTATTGCTGTTTTTCATCCCGTCAGCCGTTGGCATTATGAACTACATGCCCATGCTGGAGCAAGACGGACTGCAAATTCTGTTTATTGTTCTGCTTAGCACATTTCTGGTCATGGCCTGTACGGGCCTTGTTGCCACCCGAATCGCCAAACGAAAGGAGCGTCACACCGGATGATTGGATTCCTCTGTCTCTTGTTAACCGTCGGTATTTACTGGGTCGCCAAACGCATGTATCGCAACCTGCCCAAAGTGTATCTGTCTCCGCTGCTCATTACGCCACTTCTTGTCGTCGGTGTGCTGCTCGCAACAGGCACGGATTACGCAGCATACAGCAGTGGTGGTAAATGGCTAAGTTTGCTGCTTCAACCGGCAACGGTAGCCTTTGCTATTCCGCTCTATACTTTCTTCCATGTACTCAAAAAACATATTTCCGAGATCGTCTTCAGCGTTATGACAGGCTCCGTGGTAGCGGTCCTCTCTTCTGCACTGCTCGCCAAATGGTTGCGCCTGGACTCCGGACTCATTCACAGTCTGATTCCCAGATCAATCACGACCCCAATTGCGATGAATGTATCGGCTACCATTGGAGGCATTCCGGCGGTTACGGCGGTTTTTGTCATCATGACCGGTTTGTTGGGAGCAATTATGGGGCCATCCATTGTGAAAATGCTGCGTATCGATGGCGAGATTGCACGTGGAACGCTGCTTGGAACCGGTGCCCACGGAACAGGCACATCCAAGGCATTTGAGCTCAGTTCACTGACGGGAACCATCTCCAGTATCTCCATGGTACTGGCTGCATTGTTCACATTAGCGGTTGCACCCATACTATCTAAACTTATTTTCCCATAATAGATGGAATTAACCCTATTTCTTGAAATATTATTGTTGTATTAAAGCCCTTTCTTCCTTACAATAAGGACAGGTTTTAATTGTGAATATTGCGGGGGAGATGCGATGAAAAGAACCGGAATGAAGAGATCTCTGGACCGCCTTGGACGAATTGTCCTTCCCAAAGAAATGCGGGATACGATGGAAATCCATATCGGCGATCCGCTCGAGTTTTTCATTGAAGGGAAAGAGTTGATTTTGAGAAAGTATAAATCAACGTTGTGTGTGTTTTGCGGTGATGTGGATACGGAAATGTATTTCAAAGAGCAATTCATCTGCCGGACTTGTGCAATTCAATTAAAACACCCGGATGACACTCCCGAATGGTTCGTTCCTCAGAACAAACAGGCTCCTGCACCCGTGGAGCGTCCTGCTACCGAATCCGCTACAGTCTCGTCTCCCACTTGGGAAGAAGGGGCTACAGCTGCCAACCAAGAGTATCCGGACCTGCGGCCGAAGACGGCACGCATGCTACAACAGATGAAGGAAATTGTTGAACAGAATCCCGGTTTGGCTCAACAGCAAATTGCGGAAAAGCTTGGCATTAGCCAAGGACGCGTCTCCCAACTTAAAAAACTACTATAATAAGATTTTATTCGATTATTTATAATCAGGAGACCTTCCGTTTCAAGAAGTCCCGTTGCAAGAGAACCCTTTGAACTCCGTGGGTTCTTCTTTTTTTTGAGTTAAATTATTAAAAAAGACGACTACCGCTTAATCACAGTGGTCATCTTTTTCAATATCTTCACTTCAAGGCTTACCCTTAGACCTGCACGAGCTCTATCTCCAATTCTTCTGCTTCCAGTTTACGCATACCCATGATAAGAACGACAATGTTGGCAACCAGTAACACCGCCGGGAAAGGAACAGCTGCATATTGCCCATAAATCAGATGACTCCCCACAGCCCCAATCAGAATGAACGTCAGTACTCCCGAAGCTAGAATACGAGTTCGTGGAATCAATAGACCTACCGCACTGAGCAGCTCTACTGTACCAATGAGATACATTGTCCATGTAGGATAGGAGAAACCTTCAAAAGTCTGCACCATCATCTCAGCTCCACTAACCTTGTTAAACCCTGCCATTACAAATACACCTGCAAGCACAACCAACGCAATATATCCCAAAATTCTTATGCCTTTGTTCATATGTATAATCCTCCTGAAAATGAATGTCCATATCCATCTGTTTTATAAAAAAGCAATCTATGTAAAAGTTACAACGTAACTCTATTTTTAATATGGGCAGTTTGCACTGCGAAAATGGTACGTGCTGATATTATGCATATTAATAATCATTAACTTACTTTTATGAAGCGAGTATATAATAATAACATTATTTATTCAAGTAATTTTTTGACGAATAGTGTATAATACATACAAAAGGTATGTTACAGTACATTTTGTAGTAACATGTTGACTTCATTGTCCCTTACTCTGGTCAGAGCGGCAGAAAGCCACGCACTTTTATATATACGAGGAAATCCATCAATACTTACTTGAATCGAGGTGAACACGTTGAAGCTGAGAAAAGTAAAATCACCAAGTCCCTGTCTCATTACGCAAGCCATGGATATCATCGGCAAGAAATGGGTACTGCTCATCATGTACCAACTGTTATCCGGACCCAAACGATTCACAGAACTGGAAGCAGAAATGGCGATTAGCGGTCGGTTGTTATCCGAACGTCTGAAGGAAATGGAAATGGAAGGCATCGTAACCCGCCATATGTATCCTGAAATTCCGCCTCGCGTAGAGTATGAATTGACACCCAAAGGCAGAGCTATTGAACCCGTCATTAATCAGATTTACAACTGGTCCTCAGACTGGTTGAAACAGCAGCAGTCTACTAAGTAGCCAGATTCTGATTCATGTACAACACAAAGACGCCTGAATTGAACTGATCTTCGGATCAGTTCAGATTCAGGCGTCTTTTTTACGGGTTTATATTTCTTGAATTAAGTTATAAAAGGATTAATGCGAGAGGTGTTTGGATGGCTGAAGCTGTACCGGTAAGCCGGAATCTGCCGAAACTAGTGCCGCCGTTGTAATTTCCTGCGTACGGCAGGCATCCGCATAGTCAGACAAAATCCGTGAACGATCTCCGGTACGAAGGGCGTGAATGAACGCTTCATTTTCCCGCTCATACGGGTTATGCCCTGCCGGAATCTCCAGACCTGCCATCGCATGAGGGGCAGCACTCGGCAGAAGAAGACGTTCAGGTGTCCAGTCCCAGACCCCCGCATCCGTGTAGAACTGGAGCCCTGCACCGCCCTCACCATCTGGCAGCAGGCAGGTGTTGGCAATGCTTGCGATCGCTCCACTCTCCAGCTTAAGCGTTACATTCGCCACATCAGCTACCGTGACATGTTCATGCTTTTCATGCATACTGCGTTGGGCCGCTACAGCGTATACCTCTGTCACTTCACCAGCACAATACCGCAGCAAATCCACAATATGGGTCGTCTGTTCCACAAACTGTCCCCCGGAGCCTTCCTGGCGACGCCACCAAGCGACTCCTGGCATTCCGCCCATCCAGCGCCCAAGCGCCATGCCGACGGTCTGCTCTTTCATCGCTTCTTTCAGTACCTGTGCAGCCTCCTGATAACGGAAATGATAACCTACCGATGTCAATAATCCGGACTTCTGAACCTGATCCAGCACCTGATGGGGAATATCCATGCCTGTACTCAGCGGTTTCTCCACCAGGAACGGGATACCCCGACGAATCAATTCAGCTTCAATCGATCCATGAGACATGGGAGGAACACAGATATAGACTGCATCCAGCTTTTCACCATCCAACATATGTTCAAGTTCACCGTAGCCAACAGCATCATAGACGGAAGCCATAGCCTCTGCCTTCTCCAGCGTTGTTCCGCAGACAGCTGCTACACGAACGCCTTCCATTCGCGCCAGAATATCTGCATGTAACTTGCTGAACCAACCTGTTCCAATGATTCCGATCTGTAAAGTCATAGATGTAAACCCCTCTCCTTGTTACACGCTTACATGTTCCATTCGACCCCCAGATGCGAAATCCTGCATTAAATTTTGCCCGATGCTTCCATGAGCAACTGATCCAGTTCATTCGCAAACCGAATCGCTTGCTCCTCCCGCCAATCCAGGCGTTCAGCCATATACTGAATAACCACAGCCTTATACTTACGGACTTCATCAATGCGGAAAAACAGGTCTCCGGTGCGTCTCACAAAAAAGTCTGCCGGTGTCAGAGCCATCTCCTCTTCTATGGCATAACGCAGCATTAGCAGCAGCTCCTGCGGCATGCCATGCAGCTCGGCCTTTGCCCGGGGATCAGGCATCCGCTCGTACAGTGCGTCCACATTGGAACCATATATTCGGGCTAATCGTTCCGCAGCAGATCTGTCGAGTCCAAGTGCGACGCCATCCTTAATCTTGCGTTCAGCATACGCACCAAATCCGGCAGAACCGCCAACATCGCCTCCGGAGATCGGCATCTTTTTCGTTATACATGGTCCAACAGGTACCCCCGTCTCCTGCTCCAATTGGCGAGCAGCGAGATCAACAACCATCTCGGCCATTTTGCGGTACCCGGTTAATTTCCCCCCGGCAATTGTAATCAACCCCGAAGGGGCTACCCAGACTTCATCCTTGCGCGAAATTTCGGAGGGTCCTTTGCCTTCCTCATGAATCAATGGACGCACACCTGCCCAACCGGACTCCACGTCCTCGTCACGAATCCGAACGCCTGGGAACATGCCGTTGATGGCATCGATGACATAATCCCGGTCTGCCTCGGAGATTAACGGGTGTGCGGGATCATCTTCGAAGACGGTATCTGTGGTTCCTACATAAGTTTTGCCATCCCTTGGTACAGCAAAGACCATTCGTCCATCCGGTGTATCAAAATATACAGCCTGCCTTAACGGGAAACGCGTACCGTCAAATACCAGATGAATACCTTTCGTCATCTGCAACGTTTTTCCTTGGCGCGAACCATCGATCTTGCGCAGCTCATCCACCCATGGACCGGAAGCATTAACCACCTTGGTTGCCCGCAGATCATAAGATTGACCGCTGATCTGGTCCACAGCCTGAATTCCGGTGATGACCCCATTCTCCTTCAGGAATGCTGCTGCCTTCACATAGTTCACAGCCAGTGCACCGCGCTGCACCGCTTCCTTCATCACTTCAATGGTAAGCCGGGCATCGTCCGTTCGGTATTCCACATAACGTCCACCACCCAGCAGTCCTTCCTTGCGCAGCAAAGGCTCACTGTCTGAGACGGCTCCGGCATTTAACATTTGGCGTCGTTCACTACGCTTCACTCCGGCAAGCCGGTCGTAAACCATCAGACCAATGGATGTGCTGAAACGGCCAAAGGTACCCGCCGTATAGATGGGGAGAAGCATCGGTTCAGGTGTCGTCACATGTGGCCCATTCTCGTACACCACCGCTCGCTCCCGTCCCACCTCAGCCACCATTTTCACTTCAAACTGCTTCAGATACCGTAGCCCGCCATGCACCAGTTTCGTCGAACGACTGGAAGTGCCTGCCGCAAAATCCTGCATTTCCACCAGTGCTGTCTTCAATCCGCGGGAAGCAGCATCCAGCGCAATCCCGGCTCCCGTGATTCCTCCACCAATAATCAATATGTCAAAATGTGCATTCGCCATCCGATCCAGATATTCCGTACGCTTTTCTGCCGAGAACGATGTTGTCATCCTGATTCCTCCCATTGATTACCTGTGTTTTACCCACAAAAGCACAAAAAAAAGACCACGTCATTCGCTTCAGCAATTGCTGAGCGGCACGTGGTCTCTCCCGATCTCCAGACATCATTTTTTAACTTGTGACTTAATCCTATCACACATTTAAGGCGGCGTGAAGGCCTGAAATGACACATTATTCAAAAAAATTTCAAAAAGTTGTTCTGCCTACGGATGGAATTTCAAACTGATCCACTAATCATTTATTTTTCCTTATAGTGGGTACATGTTTTCTCTTATCCAGGAAAATAAACCCTGTAAGTTATGCATCATTTTCCACCAATAAATATCATTTATTGTAGAACTTTATCGAAAAAGTACAAATGCCCATTTAAATATAATCCACTCATTTGAAAACCATCGCAGCCTTCACTGCACGTTGCCACCCTGCATACAGTTCTGTACGCTCTTCTTCAGCCATAGCCGGTTGGAAGACACGCTCCGTATTCTCGTGATCCGCCAATTCATCCGCGCTATTCCAATAACCTACTGCAAGTCCTGCCAGATAAGCCGCACCTAATGCTGTCGTTTCGTTTACATTGGGACGCTCCACAGGGATATTCAGAATATCACTCTGGAATTGCATCAGAAAATCATTGGCCGCTGCTCCCCCATCTACGCGCAAGGCATTCACCGGAATACCTGAATCGGATTCCATCGCCTCCAGTACATCCTTGGTCTGATACGCCAGTGCTTCCAGGGTTGCACGAATAAAGTGTTCTTTGGTGGTTCCTCGCGTCAAACCAAACACCGCTCCCTTAACCTCACTGTCCCAGTAAGGGCTGCCCAGACCCACAAATGCAGGCACCATATAAACACCATCTGTAGAGGATACACGTGCCGCATAGTCCTCACTGTCTTTTGAGGAACGAAGCATCCGTAAGCCATCACGCAACCACTGTACCGCCGAACCTGCGACAAAAATACTGCCTTCCAATGCATATTCGATCTTGCCATTAATGCCCCATGCAATAGTTGTAATCAAGCCATGGTTGGACTGTACGGGTTGTTCTCCGGTATTCATAAGCATGAAACATCCGGTGCCGTATGTATTTTTCATGCTCCCCTTCGTATAACAGCCCTGACCGAATAATGCCGACTGCTGATCTCCTGCTGCTCCGGCAATCGGAATCTGATGACCGAAGAAATGGTAGTCAACCGTATGTGCGTACACTTCAGATGAACCGCGTACTTCAGGCAGCATCGCTTTGGGAATATCCAGGATATGCAGCAATTCATCATCCCATTGCAGATCATAGATGTTGTACATTAATGTGCGGGAAGCATTAGATACATCGGTGACATGAGTACCACCGCTCAGTTTCCAGATCAGCCAACTGTCGATCGTCCCAAACAGAAGTTCACCCTTCTCTGCACGCTCCCGGGCACCAGGCACATGATCGAGAATCCACTTCACCTTGGTTCCCGAGAAATAAGGGTCAATGAGTAAGCCCGTTTTGCGATGAAAAAGGTCACCCAGTCCCTTCGTTTTCAGATCATCACAAATATCAGCCGTTTGTCTGGACTGCCAGACTACTGCATTATAGATGGGCCGGCCCGTTTCTTTGTCCCATACCACAACCGTTTCCCGCTGGTTCGTAATGCCAATGCCGGCAATCTGGACCGGTTTGATTCCACTTTCGGCCAGACATGAAGTCATCACTGCCAGAATGGAGCTCCAAATTTCATTGGCGTTCTGCTCCACCCAGCCCGGCTTGGGAAAGTACTGCGGAAATTCCTGCTGTGCAATATGCACAATCTCACCGCTCCGGTTAAACAGAATAGCCCGGGAGCTCGTCGTCCCCTGATCTAGGGCCAATATATATTTTTCCATACAGACAACCTCCTGTTGTGGGATTACTGCTTATATTCTGTATGCGATTTCTTGTAGTGCCGAATCAGGTCCACGTTGGAAGTGGTTACTGCGGTAGCTCCGGCTTCCAGCGCCAGTTCAACCTCTTCCGTTGAGCGAATCAACCCACCTGCAATAATGGGTATACCTGTCCGTATGGATACTTCTGCAATAATATGCGGGATCACACCGGGCAGTACTTCAATATAATCCGGTTGGGTCTTGGACAGCAAAAGATAACTTTTCTCCAGCGCATTTGTATCCAGCAGAAAGACACGCTGAATGGCTGTAATCCCCTTCTGTTTCGCCTTCTGAATTACACTGGCTCGCGTCGAAATCAGCCCAGCTGGACGAATATGCTGACATAAATACTCTGCCGCATATTCATCGTTCTTCAGCCCCTGCACCAGATCGGCATGCAGTACTATTTTCTTGCCACGTCGCCGTGCTTCTTCCAGCAGACTATGAAGCTGCGCAATATGCGTATCCAGCATAACCCCATAGGTGTAAGGGCCTTCAATCATTGCTTCAAACTGCTTCATGCTCTTGGCAGCCGGTAACACATACTGTCCCTCAAATGGCACCTTCGTTCCTCCCGCATAAATCAGATGCCTTTATTGTATAGTTCGTATGGTATGAACGGCAAGCAAAGTCAGGACCGTCAGATCAATTCTTGGTGTAATACGGGACCGTTCCATTTTCTAAACTCAAAAAAGCTGTTCATGTATAGCCCAGAAGGAGCATACACAAACAGCTTAAATTGTCCTGTTTATTGGACAGTATAGCAAACAGGTTTTTATCCAAAATCATATTGATCAACCTTTTAGGCTTGGGCATGCGGAAGCAAGGTGTCTTTGCCAGCCCATGCATCATTTTCTGCCAAGTGACCGGAACGGCTCACTTTGGTCTGCAAATATTTTTCGTTGAAGGACGAGCGATCTCCCCACAGTGGCACACGTCCACCCACATTCAGTCCAGCTTCCTGCAAAGCAGCAAGCTTGCGTGGATTGTTGGTGATCAATGTAACGGGAGCTGTACGAAGTGCCCGCAATACGGCAATGGCATCATCATAATTACGAGCATCGTCTGAAAACCCAAGTTGCAGGTTGGCGTCAACGGTATCCAGACCTTCCTCTTGCAGCAGGTATGCCATCGCTTTGCTGAACAGACCGATGCCACGGCCCTCATGGTTCGCCAGATAGAAGAGTGCGCCTGCTCCATGGGCAGCAATCATCTTCATCGATTGCTCCAGTTGGAAGCCGCAGTCACAACGTTTGCTACCAAAAATGTCGCCTGTATGACAGATGCTGTGCATCCGAATCAGCGCTTCCTGTGCTTCGGCAAACTCACCGTACACCAATACGCTGGATTGCTGACGTTCGGCCAGTTCGGCAGTAGCAAGAGATTCAATCAGCTCGCGGCTTTCCATGGCTTTCTCCGATTTCATCCAGCTGTACCACTGGAAGGTATGTGTCTCTCCATCAAGATTCACCGGAAGTTTAATCGGCCCTACAAGATAAATGAATTCTTTTCCACTCGGAAAAGTCTGAATTTTGGGGGCAAGCAGTTGAATAATATGTGAATTAATCATTAGTAATTTCCTCCTGTTAAGCCATCTTGGTTATGAATTGATTCGCATCCAGACGGAAAATGGATCACTGGATTGCATATCATACGTATCTATATTATTGTCATCATCATTAGTTACTTTATGTAAGCAAGTTTAGAATAAAAATTATGTTGTGTCAAGTAACTTTTGTTTTTAAAGTAACTAATAAATTTATGATACGTAACCGACACAAATTTGTGTTTCATTTCAGGAATATTGGGTATGA contains these protein-coding regions:
- a CDS encoding winged helix-turn-helix transcriptional regulator, translated to MDIIGKKWVLLIMYQLLSGPKRFTELEAEMAISGRLLSERLKEMEMEGIVTRHMYPEIPPRVEYELTPKGRAIEPVINQIYNWSSDWLKQQQSTK
- the gcvPA gene encoding aminomethyl-transferring glycine dehydrogenase subunit GcvPA, which codes for MAEKNRTYAHPYIPNTAPEVRDAMLKEIGLTSMEQLHDAIPDSLKLKREMDLPPAMNEYELRRHIDGLLSKNKHSGDYLNFLGAGCWQHFIPAICDEINQRSEFVTAYAGEPYEDHGRFQALFEYQSLLAELVDMDVVNVPTFDWAQAASTAIRMAGRITGRKIVLLPRSVDPDKAAIIRNYCTPVMDIQYVDIDQVTGRMDLDDLRSKLSDDIAAIYFENPGYLGIIEDQGAEISELAHKINAVSIVGADPISLGVLEPPGRYGADIICGDLQPLGMHMNFGGGQAGFIATRDEEKYVMEYPSRLFGIVPTEVEGEYGFGDVAYERTSFALREKGKESVGTQTALWGITAGVYLALLGPAGMQEVGSTIIQKSHYAAKQISRIPGVSLRFEKGTFFKEFVVDFNDTGLSVDEINQKLMETGIFGGKDLSLSYPSWGQCALYCVTETHTQADIDRLVDTLRSIVSTS
- a CDS encoding DoxX family protein; its protein translation is MNKGIRILGYIALVVLAGVFVMAGFNKVSGAEMMVQTFEGFSYPTWTMYLIGTVELLSAVGLLIPRTRILASGVLTFILIGAVGSHLIYGQYAAVPFPAVLLVANIVVLIMGMRKLEAEELEIELVQV
- a CDS encoding CidA/LrgA family protein yields the protein MKKWGLGILQVALLMAFSLLMDQMARALHLPVPGSILGMIVLFILLQTRVVKLRWIEIGAAWLLGELLLFFIPSAVGIMNYMPMLEQDGLQILFIVLLSTFLVMACTGLVATRIAKRKERHTG
- a CDS encoding AbrB/MazE/SpoVT family DNA-binding domain-containing protein, which produces MKRTGMKRSLDRLGRIVLPKEMRDTMEIHIGDPLEFFIEGKELILRKYKSTLCVFCGDVDTEMYFKEQFICRTCAIQLKHPDDTPEWFVPQNKQAPAPVERPATESATVSSPTWEEGATAANQEYPDLRPKTARMLQQMKEIVEQNPGLAQQQIAEKLGISQGRVSQLKKLL
- a CDS encoding CidB/LrgB family autolysis modulator: MIGFLCLLLTVGIYWVAKRMYRNLPKVYLSPLLITPLLVVGVLLATGTDYAAYSSGGKWLSLLLQPATVAFAIPLYTFFHVLKKHISEIVFSVMTGSVVAVLSSALLAKWLRLDSGLIHSLIPRSITTPIAMNVSATIGGIPAVTAVFVIMTGLLGAIMGPSIVKMLRIDGEIARGTLLGTGAHGTGTSKAFELSSLTGTISSISMVLAALFTLAVAPILSKLIFP
- the cidR gene encoding cidABC operon transcriptional activator CidR, which gives rise to MDIRHLQYFLEVARQQSFTKAAEVLFITQPTISKTVKSLEDELGVTLLDRYGKKVALTDAGHVFFRQALEIEKSFRSLSSELDDLMNLKKGHLRIGLPPMVGSSFFPMIIGEFHKAYPQVTIQLFEDGAKKVEADVISGELDIGVAVLPTVDELVDHFVFVKEKLNLLVHPSHPLAGKESVALRELEHDAFVLFREDFALHDRIIAACQHVGFQPRVVYESSQWDLLSAMVAANLGVALLPETICREVDHMRVRIIPVMEPVIPWQLGMIWRKDRYLSFATREWISFTQSMLSE
- the gcvPB gene encoding aminomethyl-transferring glycine dehydrogenase subunit GcvPB codes for the protein MKRIRRDHKVRNFHQAKWDEPVIFELHRPGERGVVPPGTEVAVAAEAGSAEDNIPASMWRRTVPALPEIGQAKVLRHYLRLSQETLGSDMNVEIGQGTCTMKYIPRINEMLIRNPRMTELHPLQDVDSVQGMLEIFHNLDLAMREISGMDAFSFQPSSGTQALLAMASIVRAYHDSRGEGEQRDEIITTIFSHPSQAATAAVKGYKIITLHPDEDGFPDLEKLKSVVSERTAGFVVANPEDTGIYNHRIREFTDVVHEAGGVCYYDQANANGLLGITRAKEAGFDMCFFNLHKTFAAPHMCGGPATGALGVTEELKNFMPGPLVDKEDDGRYILRDQTEVSIGKVRSFHGVAQTVLRSYAWIMSLGPDGLKDVAQVAVLNNNYLYHKIVQIRGASAPYVQGRRLEQVRYSWKQLTDETGVTTEDITRRMCDFGLHYWTSHHPYIVPQPFTLEPTESYSKEDLDEYIHALEHISNEAYTQPDIVKSAPHNSTVHRNDESSLDDPKQWCITWRAYLKKTQPELH